DNA sequence from the Chloroflexota bacterium genome:
AGCACGCGCGGCGGCACGAAGTTGATGCTGATCGGCCACCAGCCGCGCTCGCCGGCCATCGTCAGCGTGTCCGACTTCTCGGAGACGCCAGCCACGGCGATCGGCGGGTGCGGCTGCTGGAACGGCTTGATGTGCAGGTGCTTGGCGACCGTCATGTCTGGCTCAGGGACCGTGTATTTCCAGGTCTGCGATGCGTAAGAGCCCGGGTCCGCGCCGGCCCACAACCCGAGCACGGCGTCGACGGCCTCGGCTGTGATCTTGCGCTGGATGCCCGTCGTCGGGTCGATGTCCATGACCTGGAAGTCGCCGATGAAGCCGCCCGAGCCGACCCCCCACATAAAGCGTCCCCGCGCCATGTGGTCGAGCTGGGCGATGCGATGCGCCAGGTGGAACGGGTTGTGGTTCGGGAGGCAGGTGACGCCAGTGCCAAGCTGAATCTGCTTGGTGCGCTGGAGCGCCGCCGCGATGAAGATCTCCGGCGACGGGATGTTCTCCCACTCGGCAGTGAAGTGCTCGCCGATCCAGGCCTCATTGAAGCCCAGCTCGTCAAGACGCTGGACCTGTCGCAGGTCGTGGTCGAGCGTATCCGCCAGGAACGACCCGGGCGGATGCATC
Encoded proteins:
- a CDS encoding LLM class flavin-dependent oxidoreductase; translated protein: MRYGYFMMPMHPPGSFLADTLDHDLRQVQRLDELGFNEAWIGEHFTAEWENIPSPEIFIAAALQRTKQIQLGTGVTCLPNHNPFHLAHRIAQLDHMARGRFMWGVGSGGFIGDFQVMDIDPTTGIQRKITAEAVDAVLGLWAGADPGSYASQTWKYTVPEPDMTVAKHLHIKPFQQPHPPIAVAGVSEKSDTLTMAGERGWWPISINFVPPRVLKTHWTSFADAAARAGRTPSRSDWRISRTIHVSETNAQARAEALSGAIDRDFTDYFIPLLGQGRGLNALKVDTSMPDSDLSTEYMIDSGIFIVGDPDTVAAKLRALYDEVGGFGGVLALAAEWDDFAIWDRSMTLLAQDVMPKVADLTGAPATASATA